The sequence CGCCAGCATAAATTGCTGGTGTGAACCATCCGGTGTATCATTCCCCTGGATCACGAAGTCGGCTGCCATGGGATCAAGTCCCATCATCGGTGACAACAGATCCGACTGACCAGAGTAGATGGCAACCAGATCGCCCACCTTTAGCCGCCCCTCGCGTCGCGCCTCCTCACCAAGGGCGACGATCAGACCGATGCCACCCGAACCGGTAACGTGCCAGTCGCGGTCGTGTTCATCAAACCGCGAGACAGGAATACCGGTAATTGCCCAGATGTCGTTGAAGTTTACCTCTGAGGCCAGGACGTAGATGAGGGCCTGATTCGCACGAGGTCGTTCCACCGGCACGATAATCTGTTTTTCGGCCACTATCGGATCGCCGTGTGCAGCAGCACCGGTTTCAGGATCGCGAATGACCGCCTGCGCATATTGCCACTTCGGAATCCGATCAACGCCAGGGAAGAAAGGCGAACCGATTGGCAAGAGTTCCTTCTGTTCGAGCAAAATCTTCTCCTGTTCAGGCGTGATCAACGGTCGGCGTGTCGGCAACGGTGCACTCTGGCGATCAAGGAACTCGCGGATACCACGCTTACCGCCGTTCGGGTCAACTACCGCTTCGGCAAAGAGCTTCGCTTCGTGTTCAAGACCTGCCTCGAAGCCGTGAATAAAGCCATAGCGGATCGCTTCCAAAGCGCGATGCAAAGCTGCATCACGCCCGACGCTATGCGCCTGCTTGATGATGCGTTCAATCCGTGGATGGGCGATAATCGAGCGCAGTTCATCGTCAGCGAAGCGGGGATCGGGCTTGCGCCACTCTTCGAGTTGTTCGTGACGATGGCGGAACGCCTGCGTGACGGCAGCCGTATCGATCAACTGCCCATCAGCGCCAATCGCAGTGCGGGCCAGCTCGCAGGCCAGTGAAAGTGCATCTTGATCGCCAGTAGCGACCGCATCGATCAAGCCCAATTCCAACGCTTCGTCGGCCGGTACACTCCGCCCACCCAGGATCATCTCAAGCGCACGTAAGAGACCGGTACCGTTATTTCGCTTGTACAACAATCGTGGCAGTCGCTGAGTACCGCCATAGCCCGGCAGCAAGCGTAGATTAATCTCTGGTTGACCAAACTCGGCGTAAACATCGGCCACGCGATAGTGACAGGCCATGGCGAACTCAAGCCCACCACCCAGTGCGACACCGTTGATGGCCGCAATACAGGGCTTGTTCATCCGCTCGATCTTACGGAAGGCGAGGTGTGCATTGTTGGGCAGGGCCATCGCCTCTTCGACCGTGTGAATCTCTTCGAGTAACTGGCGAATATCGGCCCCGGCGACGAAACTCTTGGCGCCCTGGCCGGTAAAGACGATTGCTGCTACGTCGTTCCGCCGGGCAAGGTGATCAACAATCGTATTCAACTCATCAAGTGCACGCTCATTCAGTGCATTAACCGGCGGATTGGTTACCGTCACGACGGCCAGCTTACCGGCGCTGGCGGTCGGTGGATGGTACTCGATGCGGAAATAGCGGTAGCGTTCGATGATCTGCTGCTCTTCCGCCATGCGCTGCTTACGTTTCCACTCAGCAATCTTTGCGGCAATCTCTTCCAGCACCTCTGGGTTACGCAGCGTTGTCGTATCACCGAGTGGTTCGTCAAGCATCATATTGCGCAGGAAGCGGCGCATATATTTGCCACTGCGCGTTTCGGGGAAAGCGCTCACTTCGATGTAATCTTCGGGAACGCTTACCGCACCCTTCTCCGTGCGCACCAGCTCATCGAGTCGCCGACGATCAGCACCGGTAAGATGCCGACCGGGCGCAGGCTGAATAAAGGCCACCGGTGTCAAGCCCTTCTCGCGGTGTGGTGCACCCACCACAATACAATTACCTACCGGCGAATCGGGCGTAATCTGGCGATCACGCAAGATTGCCCCTTCGATCTCTTCCGTACCCATTCGGTGACCAGAAACGTTGATGACATCGTCTGAACGACCGTGGAGGGTGAAGCTGCCGTCGGGATACTTCATGGCGAAATCGCCCTGAATATAGCCCCATTCACCATTCGGTCCGCGGCGCCAGTAGGTCTTGATAAAGCGTTCGGCATCTCCCTTCCACGCCGTTAGTGGGATTTCTCCCCGCAAGTATGCTTCAAAGCCGGGTACATCGCCCCAGATCGTGCGGGTTAGGTAAGGATACGGCGCAGTGATGACAATCTCGCCCTTTTCTTCAAAATCGGCTACTCGATACCGAACGTTCCCACTCTCGTCGGTTTCAGCTACCCACACATCACCGGCGATCCAGGGTAACGGATAGGTGTGAGCATCAGGGCGCAACGGAAAGTCTTGATTACCGTAGAAGTGGGTCCAGACGATACCACCGTGCTCGGTTGCCCAGTACGAATTAATGTACTGCGGGGTCATAATCTGCATTCCAAATTGCTGCACCGCCGGGCTAACCGGTTCGGCACAGAAGGTGGCAACCCGCAGTGAGTGCATATCGTACATGCGCACGTCTTCGATATTTTGCGGGTTAGACATCACCGTCTTGAGGAACGTGACACCCGCCTTAAAAATCTGGACACCGTAGCGTTCAATGATACTAGCGTAGCGTCCGGCAGAGGGGAAGAGCGGCGATCCCTCGGCGATCACACCCGTCAAGCGACCGGCCATAGTTGCCGTCAGCATGTAGCTCTGACCGGTGATCCAACCCGGATCGGCGATCACGTAGATGGTATCGCCCGGTTCAGCATCAAAACTGACCCGCAAGGTGTGAACCACGCCTGCCACATACCCGCCATGCACGTGGATCACGCCTTTGGGTTTACCAGTGCTACCGGAGGTGTAAATGATAAACATCGGATACTCGGCATCAACTGGCTCGCAGGGAATACTGGCGTAGAGGGCACGCACAAGCTGATCATCGGGCAGATTGAGTAGATCAGCCTCAGAGTGGACATCAAAACCGGCAGCACGGGCATTAGCCAGAATCTTCTCTAGCGCGGCATCGAGCAGTTCATGGCTCCACCGGTCACGGCTTGCGTTCCACAGAATTTCCTGGCCGGTATGGCGCACTACCACAACCGCATCGACCCGTGGCGGAGACTCAACTAACGCCTGTGCCAGCGTGGTGCGTATCTTCGCCTGCACGGCAGCATCGAGATCGCGCAATTTCGCCAGCGCTGCGCCAACTCCGCGCATCACATCCGAACGCTCAACGGTAATCTCGCCGGCCAGTGCCGCATCAACTTCGCTGACGATTGTCTGACGCTGATCATCGTTCAGCGGTAGCGTTGTCAGCGTGTCGATCACAATCTGCCGGGCTGTTTCAACCGGGATGTACTTGTCGAGCGCCTGATCGGTGTACGCTTCTTTGTATGGAACAACCTGCGCATTGCGATAAGCACCGTCAGAGGTGATGACGACCCGTGCACCCGCATTATGAATGCGGTCTGACAGCGTTTTATCTGAGAAACCACCAAATACCGGTGTATATAAGATGCCCAGTCGTTTTGCCGC comes from Chloroflexus sp. Y-396-1 and encodes:
- the pcs gene encoding propionyl-CoA synthase subunit Pcs, producing the protein MIDTAPPAPSRAPRSNPIRNRQDWEAQRAAALADPGAFHGAIARTVIHWYDPQHNCWIRFNEESQRWEGLDAATGAPVEVDYPVDYQPWQKAFDDSEAPFYRWFIGGLTNACFNEVDRHVMLGYGDEVAYYFEGDRWDNSLNNGRGGPVVQETITRRRLLVEVVKAAQVLRDLGLKKGDRIALNMPNIMPQIYYTEAAKRLGILYTPVFGGFSDKTLSDRIHNAGARVVITSDGAYRNAQVVPYKEAYTDQALDKYIPVETARQIVIDTLTTLPLNDDQRQTIVSEVDAALAGEITVERSDVMRGVGAALAKLRDLDAAVQAKIRTTLAQALVESPPRVDAVVVVRHTGQEILWNASRDRWSHELLDAALEKILANARAAGFDVHSEADLLNLPDDQLVRALYASIPCEPVDAEYPMFIIYTSGSTGKPKGVIHVHGGYVAGVVHTLRVSFDAEPGDTIYVIADPGWITGQSYMLTATMAGRLTGVIAEGSPLFPSAGRYASIIERYGVQIFKAGVTFLKTVMSNPQNIEDVRMYDMHSLRVATFCAEPVSPAVQQFGMQIMTPQYINSYWATEHGGIVWTHFYGNQDFPLRPDAHTYPLPWIAGDVWVAETDESGNVRYRVADFEEKGEIVITAPYPYLTRTIWGDVPGFEAYLRGEIPLTAWKGDAERFIKTYWRRGPNGEWGYIQGDFAMKYPDGSFTLHGRSDDVINVSGHRMGTEEIEGAILRDRQITPDSPVGNCIVVGAPHREKGLTPVAFIQPAPGRHLTGADRRRLDELVRTEKGAVSVPEDYIEVSAFPETRSGKYMRRFLRNMMLDEPLGDTTTLRNPEVLEEIAAKIAEWKRKQRMAEEQQIIERYRYFRIEYHPPTASAGKLAVVTVTNPPVNALNERALDELNTIVDHLARRNDVAAIVFTGQGAKSFVAGADIRQLLEEIHTVEEAMALPNNAHLAFRKIERMNKPCIAAINGVALGGGLEFAMACHYRVADVYAEFGQPEINLRLLPGYGGTQRLPRLLYKRNNGTGLLRALEMILGGRSVPADEALELGLIDAVATGDQDALSLACELARTAIGADGQLIDTAAVTQAFRHRHEQLEEWRKPDPRFADDELRSIIAHPRIERIIKQAHSVGRDAALHRALEAIRYGFIHGFEAGLEHEAKLFAEAVVDPNGGKRGIREFLDRQSAPLPTRRPLITPEQEKILLEQKELLPIGSPFFPGVDRIPKWQYAQAVIRDPETGAAAHGDPIVAEKQIIVPVERPRANQALIYVLASEVNFNDIWAITGIPVSRFDEHDRDWHVTGSGGIGLIVALGEEARREGRLKVGDLVAIYSGQSDLLSPMMGLDPMAADFVIQGNDTPDGSHQQFMLAQAPQCLAIPTDMSIEAAGSYILNLGTIYRALFTTLRIQAGRTIFIEGAATGTGLDAARSAARNGLRVIGMVSSAERAATLLAAGAHGAINRKDPSVANCFTRVPEDPAAWAEWEAAGQPLLEMFRAQNNGRLADYVVSHAGETAFPRSFQLLGEPHDGHIPTLTFYGATSGYHFTFLGKPGAASPTEMLRRANLRAGEAVLIYYGVSGDDLVDTGGLEAIEAARLLGARIVVVTVSDAQREFILSLGFGAALRGVVSLAELKRRFGDEFEWPRTMPPLPNARQDPQGLKEAVRRFNDLVFKPLGSAVGTFLRSADNPRGYPDLIIERAGHDALAVSAMLIKPFTGRIVYFEDIGGRRYSFFAPQIWVRQRRIYMPTAQIFGTHLSNAYEILRLNDEISAGLLTITEPAVVPWDKLPEAHQAMWENRHTAATYVVNHALPRLGLKSKDELYEAWTAGDR